The Vicia villosa cultivar HV-30 ecotype Madison, WI unplaced genomic scaffold, Vvil1.0 ctg.002268F_1_1, whole genome shotgun sequence genomic interval TTTCCTCTGACGATACCTAAGGTAGATCCCAACTTATCAATTTAGTTTCCTCAACATGAACTAGCAGTTAATAATCTTAATGTGTTATGAGATTTTCAGTAATCaatttttaaacttttccaaaatctgcttctataATAAGCAATAACGTATACTAATAATCTACTGATGATAATTGATAATCATAACCGAAGTGGAAATTAAACTAACTAAATAGATTTCCTTTTATGGCTTCACACTGCACTAGTGAAACCAAAAAACTTATCTTGTATTTCACTTTATCACCAATTTTGGattttaaatgtgtttttttCCTTTTGTAGATAATGAACTATGATATGAATTTCGGTTGGTGCTGAAgtcaaataaaaaatagaaagaaaaaaagactGAATTATTGATACACCATGTGCCAAAGCATAATAAATTGACATCTGAACTATGATACCAGAATTATTCCTACTCTCAACATAGTTTAAGGCAATTACTAATAGTTGAATTACCTACTTTTTTTAGCCATAGTTTAAAAGGTTAATTCCAATTAGAAGTATTCGTAGTGTATCAAGGAAATGAAGAATAAATCAGTATATAAAGTATGAATATTCATCTTTTAACATAAAAGTCAAGGGAAGTTCAAAGTTTTTGAAGGAAAAAGAGAACAAGGATGATGAGTGGGGAAGGGAAGGTGGTGTGTGTGACAGGTGCTTCTGGTTATATTGCTTCATGGATTGTCAAGTTCCTCCTCCAACGTGGTTATACTGTCAGAGCCACCATTCGAGATCCAAGTCAGTGCTTCTTTTTCCTTCGGCTTCTTTttctttatataataaattcatcaACATTCTTGTTCTTTTTGTTTCGGTTATTTGGTTACTTTTATGAATAAGTAGTTTTATTGGTGTGAGAACAGGTAATCCCAATAAGGTTGAGCACTTGATTAAACTTGATGGTGCAAAAGAGAGGTTGCAACTCTTTAAGGCTGATCTTTTGGAACAAGGTTCTTTTGACTCTGCTATTGAAGGATGTGATGGTGTCTTTCATACTGCTTCACCTGTTCGTTTAGCCGTAGATGACCCTCAGGTTAATTCTATTCTATTGTTTATAAACAGTTGAATCTGGTGTGCTTATATATTCACACGATGACTTATTTGGCAACTTCAAATAATATCTGTTTATTATTTCTTTATGATAGGAAGAATAAAGGTTTTTTCTTGAACTTCAAATGAAATTTTGGTTCAAGTGATTTCATCAGTTACctgtttatttttttgaaatatttattgtcTTTGCAAAACAGAGCAGTTGTTAGTATAAGCAATGTTAACTTTTGATCTTTATCTCAGGCTGAGTTGATTGATCCGGCAGTGAAGGGAACTCTTAATGTTCTTAAATCATGTGCAAAATCACCATCCGTGAAACGAGTTGTCTTTACTTCTTCTGTTGCTGCAGTTTTATTTAACTCAAGGCCGAAGAATCCCGAAGTCATAGTTGACGAGACATGGTTTTCAGATCCAGATTTATGTAGGGAATCACAGGTTTGTGAAACTGGCAAATGCGATTTTgatgtgttttttttgttgttgatatGAGATAGAGCCAACTTCTGTTTGTGTTATCAGTTATGGTACATGCTATCAAAGACATTGGCTGAAGCGGCTGCGTGGGAATTTGCAAATGAAAACAAGATTGACATGGTTGTTATTAACCCAACAATGGTTGCAGGTCCTCTCTTACAACCAGAGATTAACGAAAGTGTTCAACCAATTCTAGACATAATCAATGGTAATTTTTATTTTGGGGTATTTGCAACTCGATTGATAATTGTTTTGAAATATTAGTAGTTTGTACTGATATTATACAAGATTACTATGGTTTATGACTAATGAATTTTCTGATGCACTGCT includes:
- the LOC131638333 gene encoding phenylacetaldehyde reductase-like translates to MMSGEGKVVCVTGASGYIASWIVKFLLQRGYTVRATIRDPSNPNKVEHLIKLDGAKERLQLFKADLLEQGSFDSAIEGCDGVFHTASPVRLAVDDPQAELIDPAVKGTLNVLKSCAKSPSVKRVVFTSSVAAVLFNSRPKNPEVIVDETWFSDPDLCRESQLWYMLSKTLAEAAAWEFANENKIDMVVINPTMVAGPLLQPEINESVQPILDIINGLPFRNKNYGWVNVKDVANAHIHAYEITSASGRYCLSERMLHCSELAKILHDLYPTLQISDKCEDDEPYMPLYQFSKEKINSLGIEFIPLEVSLKETVESLREKKIVNF